One genomic region from Thermoleptolyngbya sichuanensis A183 encodes:
- a CDS encoding PH domain-containing protein, whose protein sequence is MGIREDVYYEGGPHIGDLILNCLLGLTVVCLPLTVGAIVRAIWLRYRITDRRISVTGGWMGRDRSDVIYSEMASVVAVPRGLGSWGDMVVTLKDGSRLELRAMPKFREVANYISERIAAKASKKAST, encoded by the coding sequence ATGGGCATTCGGGAAGATGTGTACTATGAAGGCGGCCCCCACATCGGGGATTTGATCCTCAACTGCCTGCTGGGGCTGACAGTGGTGTGCCTGCCGCTGACGGTGGGAGCGATCGTTCGGGCCATCTGGCTCCGCTATCGGATTACCGACCGACGGATTTCCGTTACGGGTGGATGGATGGGGCGCGATCGCTCGGATGTCATCTATTCCGAAATGGCTAGCGTGGTTGCCGTACCTCGCGGGCTGGGCAGTTGGGGCGATATGGTTGTTACGCTGAAAGATGGCAGCCGTCTGGAGCTACGCGCCATGCCCAAGTTCCGGGAAGTTGCCAACTACATCAGCGAGCGGATCGCAGCCAAGGCCTCCAAAAAAGCCAGCACTTAG
- a CDS encoding aspartate aminotransferase family protein: MSLETLVSPPIAAASPYSPTEFDAYVINSYARFPIVLERGAGCRVWDSEGRDYLDFVAGIATCTLGHAHPAMVNAVNRQIQKLHHVSNLFYIPEQGDLAKWLVEHSCADRVFFCNSGAEANEGAIKLARKYAHTVRGIANPIVLTAHASFHGRTLATITATGQPKYQKNFDPLMPGFHYVPYNDIAALEAAIAQLDADQPQVAAIMLEALQGEGGVRPGDRAYFQRIREICDEKGILLILDEVQVGMGRSGQLWGYENLGIEPDIFTSAKGLGGGIPIGAMLCKSFCDIFQPGDHASTFGGNPFACGVALTVCETLERDNLLQNVQERGEQLREGLRAIAQQYPALVAEVRGWGLINGLVLKEETATVSADIVKAAIAQGLLLVPAGPKVVRFVPPLIVTAAEIEQALGRLNQSLSNLSL, from the coding sequence GTGAGTCTAGAAACCCTTGTCTCGCCGCCGATTGCCGCTGCAAGTCCCTACTCCCCCACCGAGTTCGATGCCTATGTCATCAATAGCTATGCTCGTTTTCCCATCGTGCTGGAGCGAGGCGCAGGTTGCCGCGTGTGGGACAGCGAAGGACGCGATTATCTGGACTTTGTGGCGGGCATTGCCACCTGCACACTGGGCCATGCCCACCCGGCTATGGTGAACGCAGTCAATCGCCAGATTCAAAAGCTGCACCACGTTTCCAACCTGTTCTACATCCCAGAGCAGGGCGACTTGGCAAAATGGCTGGTCGAGCATTCCTGCGCCGATCGCGTATTTTTCTGCAACTCTGGCGCAGAGGCGAACGAAGGCGCAATTAAACTGGCGCGGAAGTATGCCCATACCGTGCGCGGCATCGCCAACCCGATCGTGCTGACGGCTCATGCCAGCTTCCACGGGCGCACTCTGGCCACTATCACTGCCACTGGTCAGCCGAAGTATCAGAAGAACTTTGACCCGCTGATGCCGGGGTTTCACTACGTTCCCTACAACGATATTGCAGCCCTAGAAGCGGCGATCGCCCAACTGGATGCCGACCAACCCCAAGTGGCGGCCATTATGCTGGAGGCGCTCCAGGGCGAAGGTGGCGTGCGGCCGGGCGATCGCGCTTATTTTCAGCGGATTCGCGAAATCTGCGATGAAAAAGGGATTCTGCTCATTCTGGACGAAGTGCAGGTCGGCATGGGCCGCAGCGGGCAACTGTGGGGCTATGAGAACCTGGGCATCGAACCCGACATTTTCACCTCGGCTAAAGGACTGGGCGGCGGCATCCCCATTGGCGCGATGCTCTGCAAGTCGTTTTGCGACATCTTTCAACCGGGTGATCACGCCAGCACCTTTGGTGGCAACCCCTTTGCCTGTGGCGTGGCGCTAACAGTGTGCGAAACTTTGGAGCGCGACAACTTGTTGCAAAACGTGCAGGAGCGGGGCGAACAACTGCGGGAGGGGCTGCGGGCGATCGCCCAGCAATATCCAGCACTCGTCGCAGAAGTGCGCGGCTGGGGCCTGATCAACGGTCTGGTGCTGAAGGAAGAAACTGCTACCGTGTCGGCGGATATCGTAAAAGCGGCGATCGCCCAAGGGCTGCTGCTCGTTCCCGCTGGCCCGAAGGTGGTGCGCTTTGTGCCACCGCTGATCGTCACCGCTGCGGAAATTGAGCAAGCCCTCGGACGGCTGAATCAGTCCCTGAGCAACTTGTCTCTTTAG
- a CDS encoding transposase: MRHERITSFETPASKAAFQLKQVTRQLAVRPLAIYDRGYGNASFVNQTAGIEADLLLRVTSNRCVYGAPPAYRGRGAPAKHGHKMKLNDPDTWSVPVETVEVDDPNWGRVRVSRWSAYHFRKSPKRAMEVLRVEVLETQSSTRRLAPLWLVWLGEQMPPLETLWLHYLRRFAIEHWYRFAKQRLYWTHPQFSSVSATEQWSSLMPLLSWQLWLARKDCTDHPLPWQAPQETLTPGRVAQAFAGILAAIGTPAPAPKPRGKSPGRGKGHKPTPRPCYPMVKKRASKRKTSEQSLNSPVATAA, from the coding sequence TTGCGGCATGAGCGCATCACCAGCTTTGAAACACCCGCCAGTAAAGCGGCATTCCAACTCAAACAAGTGACTCGGCAGTTAGCGGTGCGTCCGTTGGCGATCTACGACCGAGGGTACGGCAATGCCAGTTTTGTCAACCAAACGGCAGGGATTGAGGCAGACTTGCTGCTGCGGGTTACATCCAATCGATGTGTCTATGGCGCGCCCCCAGCGTATCGAGGGCGAGGCGCACCTGCCAAGCATGGACATAAGATGAAACTCAATGACCCTGACACTTGGAGTGTCCCGGTCGAAACCGTTGAAGTCGATGATCCCAACTGGGGACGAGTGCGGGTCAGTCGTTGGAGTGCATACCATTTCCGCAAATCCCCCAAACGGGCAATGGAAGTGTTGCGCGTGGAGGTGCTGGAGACACAGAGCAGCACGCGACGCTTGGCTCCTTTGTGGTTAGTTTGGCTGGGTGAGCAGATGCCTCCGTTAGAAACCCTGTGGTTGCACTACCTCCGTCGCTTTGCCATTGAACACTGGTATCGCTTTGCCAAGCAGAGGCTATATTGGACACATCCCCAGTTCAGTTCTGTATCGGCAACCGAACAGTGGAGCAGCCTGATGCCGTTGCTCAGTTGGCAGTTGTGGTTAGCGCGAAAGGACTGTACTGACCACCCCTTGCCCTGGCAGGCACCGCAAGAAACGTTGACTCCGGGTCGGGTCGCACAAGCGTTTGCAGGCATTTTGGCAGCGATTGGCACCCCTGCTCCTGCGCCTAAACCTCGTGGTAAATCGCCAGGACGAGGCAAGGGGCACAAGCCAACTCCTCGTCCCTGCTATCCGATGGTCAAAAAACGAGCCTCGAAACGCAAGACATCCGAACAATCCCTGAACAGTCCGGTTGCAACAGCAGCTTAA
- a CDS encoding DUF2927 domain-containing protein codes for MNIPFPLSLAAFSLVALGVTQALGSQGHTPSVEPGIHLLSSTATVASGRSGMLSARDPQALINIRVSPGVQSRLVFTGTPNTPVMILQEAPGGDGFTWYQVRLGNGVEGWVRGDLVRVTAGSGAIASSPAAPHPPAQQAAGFQNAAADAPIYDPSSGVLMRPGTRPEASAPNRGDLPSPMSNLPAYNPSVQPVPPASVPTNGQTNLPRYSREVVVDQQGQRDITQGTANPAVNQPLPSPTPPNSPGLVDRIVDGISAIGDRVGAILNPGPAPLAITQADIDYFTEVALGSEWGNSAPLIRRWNTNLRIRVTGTRTAEDDATIRQVMQELNDLLHGSGVQLVHDDRNPNVEIIYAPESQFRQLEPNYVPGNLGFFWVRWNSSVINYARILITNTNRVTQRERSHLLREELTQVLGLMRDSNRYPNSIFYQGWTDVTEYAEIDRTLIRMLYHPQLRPGMTQSQAVAVLQTLADPRAARTR; via the coding sequence ATGAATATTCCATTTCCTCTCAGTTTGGCGGCATTTAGCCTAGTGGCGCTTGGGGTCACACAGGCCCTTGGCTCCCAGGGCCATACCCCCTCCGTAGAACCGGGCATCCACCTGCTCAGCAGCACTGCCACCGTCGCCTCAGGCAGAAGCGGAATGCTGAGTGCCCGTGATCCGCAGGCGTTGATCAACATCCGCGTCAGCCCCGGTGTGCAATCCAGACTCGTGTTTACGGGAACCCCCAACACGCCCGTCATGATTCTTCAGGAAGCCCCCGGCGGAGATGGGTTTACCTGGTATCAGGTGCGGCTGGGCAACGGCGTAGAGGGCTGGGTGCGGGGCGACTTGGTGCGCGTAACGGCGGGTTCTGGGGCGATCGCCTCCTCGCCTGCTGCACCGCACCCCCCCGCCCAGCAAGCCGCAGGTTTCCAGAATGCCGCGGCCGATGCACCAATCTACGACCCGTCCTCTGGGGTGCTGATGCGTCCTGGAACCCGCCCGGAAGCGAGTGCGCCCAATCGCGGCGATTTGCCCAGCCCCATGTCTAATCTGCCTGCATATAATCCGTCTGTCCAACCCGTGCCGCCTGCCAGCGTGCCAACCAATGGGCAGACCAATCTCCCGCGCTATTCGCGTGAAGTCGTGGTCGATCAGCAGGGACAGCGCGACATCACCCAGGGAACGGCGAACCCTGCGGTGAACCAACCCCTACCCAGCCCCACTCCCCCCAATTCGCCAGGACTGGTGGATCGCATCGTGGATGGGATTAGTGCCATTGGCGATCGCGTGGGTGCGATTCTAAACCCTGGGCCAGCCCCCCTAGCAATCACGCAAGCAGACATTGATTACTTCACGGAAGTCGCGCTTGGCTCGGAATGGGGAAATAGTGCGCCGCTAATTCGTAGATGGAATACAAACTTGAGAATTCGCGTCACGGGAACACGCACTGCTGAGGATGACGCGACGATTCGCCAAGTGATGCAAGAATTAAACGACCTACTCCACGGCAGCGGCGTGCAGCTAGTCCACGACGATCGCAACCCGAATGTCGAGATTATTTACGCACCAGAAAGCCAGTTCCGCCAGCTAGAACCTAACTATGTGCCAGGGAATTTAGGCTTTTTCTGGGTGCGCTGGAATAGTAGCGTCATCAACTATGCCCGCATTTTGATTACCAATACAAACCGCGTCACGCAGCGAGAACGGAGCCACTTGCTGCGGGAAGAACTGACTCAGGTCTTGGGTTTGATGCGCGACTCCAATCGCTATCCCAACAGCATTTTCTATCAGGGCTGGACGGATGTGACCGAGTATGCCGAAATCGATCGCACGCTGATTCGGATGCTCTACCATCCCCAACTTCGACCCGGTATGACGCAATCGCAGGCCGTTGCCGTCCTGCAAACTCTAGCTGATCCACGCGCCGCCAGAACCCGCTAG
- a CDS encoding phytanoyl-CoA dioxygenase family protein has protein sequence MNEQEWYLFDLQGYLVVENVLTAAQLDALNAELDRQIAVVNDPDRTWFRWDGLLP, from the coding sequence TTGAACGAGCAGGAATGGTACTTGTTTGATTTGCAGGGTTATCTGGTGGTGGAAAACGTGCTGACGGCGGCGCAACTAGACGCGCTCAATGCCGAACTCGATCGCCAAATTGCGGTTGTCAATGATCCTGACCGCACCTGGTTTCGCTGGGACGGGCTGCTGCCCTAG
- a CDS encoding phytanoyl-CoA dioxygenase family protein — MPYLKTLLGEGFRLDHDYAHVIRQGSGPIGTRLHGGGTPYDPCQYYHVHNGRMYNGLTAVAYELRDVRPGEGGFACIPGSHKSNAPFPDEWRDLENFSLD, encoded by the coding sequence ATGCCGTATTTGAAAACGCTGCTGGGCGAGGGCTTTCGGCTGGATCACGACTACGCGCACGTCATCCGCCAGGGCAGCGGCCCCATCGGCACGCGGCTCCACGGCGGCGGCACGCCCTACGACCCCTGTCAGTATTACCACGTTCACAATGGGCGGATGTATAACGGGCTGACGGCCGTCGCCTATGAACTGCGGGACGTGCGCCCCGGCGAGGGCGGTTTTGCTTGCATTCCCGGTAGCCACAAAAGTAATGCCCCTTTCCCCGATGAATGGCGCGATCTGGAAAACTTTAGTTTGGACTAA
- a CDS encoding tetratricopeptide repeat protein produces MIVRDEAERLGRCLQSVATVADELIVVDTGSVDDTVAIAQSFGAKVFSTPWQNDFAIARNESLRHATGDWVLVLDADETLVADCLPRMQQAMQHDQTLVINLLRQEVGAVQSPYSLVSRLFRRHPAVTFARPYHATIDDAVAALRQQEPGWGIVDLPQVAILHDGYDPVAIARRDKLEKARTVMEGYWQAHPDDPYECSKLGALYVQMGEVERGIQLLQQGLKSPQLDAPVRYELHYHLGIAFSRLNQLEQAAQQYQAALQQPVLEPLKLGAYNNLGSLCKTAGDLSTARQLYEHCLAIDPNFAAGHYNLGTTLRAQGQITNAVTHYQEAIRLQPDHAEAHQNLGVALIKLGQVESGLASFGRAIALHSQSNPEQAERLRQGLKEMGFAI; encoded by the coding sequence ATGATTGTGCGCGATGAGGCAGAGCGGTTGGGGCGCTGTTTGCAGAGCGTGGCGACCGTGGCCGACGAGCTAATCGTGGTCGATACTGGGTCGGTGGATGATACGGTGGCGATCGCCCAATCCTTTGGGGCAAAGGTATTTTCTACCCCCTGGCAAAATGACTTTGCGATCGCCCGCAACGAGTCGCTGCGCCACGCCACAGGTGACTGGGTGCTGGTGCTGGATGCCGACGAAACGCTGGTGGCGGATTGCTTACCGAGGATGCAGCAGGCGATGCAGCATGACCAAACGCTGGTGATCAATCTGCTGCGGCAGGAGGTGGGCGCAGTGCAATCGCCCTATTCGCTGGTGTCGCGGCTATTTCGGCGGCATCCAGCCGTGACCTTTGCGCGACCCTATCACGCCACGATTGACGATGCGGTGGCGGCGCTGCGACAGCAGGAACCGGGCTGGGGCATTGTGGACTTGCCGCAGGTGGCGATTTTGCACGATGGCTATGATCCCGTGGCAATCGCCCGGCGCGACAAGCTGGAAAAAGCGCGAACCGTCATGGAGGGCTATTGGCAGGCCCATCCCGACGACCCCTACGAGTGCAGCAAGCTGGGGGCGCTGTATGTGCAAATGGGCGAGGTGGAGCGCGGCATCCAGCTTTTGCAGCAGGGGCTAAAATCGCCCCAACTCGATGCGCCTGTGCGCTATGAGCTGCACTATCATCTGGGCATTGCCTTTTCGCGGCTAAACCAGCTAGAGCAAGCCGCACAGCAGTATCAGGCCGCGCTGCAACAACCCGTGCTGGAGCCGCTGAAGCTGGGCGCATACAACAACCTGGGCAGCTTGTGCAAAACCGCAGGCGATCTGTCCACTGCCCGCCAGCTTTATGAACACTGCCTGGCCATCGACCCCAACTTTGCCGCCGGACACTACAACCTGGGCACGACGCTGCGGGCGCAGGGACAAATTACCAACGCTGTGACCCATTATCAGGAAGCGATTCGGCTCCAGCCCGACCACGCCGAGGCACACCAAAATCTGGGCGTGGCGCTGATCAAGCTGGGGCAGGTGGAATCGGGGCTGGCCTCCTTTGGGCGGGCGATCGCCCTGCATTCCCAGTCCAATCCAGAGCAGGCAGAGCGGCTGCGGCAGGGGCTAAAGGAAATGGGATTTGCGATTTAG
- the yidC gene encoding membrane protein insertase YidC, translating to MDFGVGFLSNNVMLPILDFFYGIVPSYGLAIVALTLVIRFALYPLSAGSIRNMRRMRVANPVMQKRVKEIQERYKDDPAKQQEEMGKVYKEFGNPLSGCLPVLVQMPILFALFATLRGSPFSDINYNVNLQVLPQEQIEQIQPQAYTTNPQNIYVSDGVHVPVAAVVPGGTRLAVGEKTRIDFQTTEGKPLREVLAAYPDTIIDPVWKVTKGAENIQIDEDGNIQAIKPGDVTIQGTVQGLAANKGFLFIDKLGRVGARDADGTIHWDIVGMIIFFGLSLYVNQLLSGQGPSNNPQQDTVNKLTPVLFSGMFLFFPLPAGVLMYMVIANIFQTLQTFILSREPLPENLQKILDEQEKQSSGDSGREALPFEPGRSKKKAG from the coding sequence ATGGATTTTGGTGTCGGTTTTCTCTCCAACAACGTCATGTTGCCGATCCTGGATTTCTTCTACGGGATCGTGCCAAGTTACGGGCTGGCTATTGTGGCTCTGACCCTGGTGATTCGATTTGCGCTGTATCCTCTCAGCGCTGGGTCAATCCGCAATATGCGCCGGATGCGGGTTGCCAACCCGGTGATGCAAAAGCGAGTTAAAGAAATTCAGGAACGCTATAAGGACGACCCTGCTAAGCAGCAGGAGGAAATGGGCAAGGTTTACAAAGAGTTTGGTAATCCCCTATCGGGCTGTTTGCCTGTGCTGGTGCAGATGCCCATCTTGTTTGCCCTGTTTGCGACGCTGCGGGGGTCGCCATTCTCAGACATTAACTACAATGTGAATTTGCAAGTTCTGCCACAGGAGCAAATTGAGCAGATTCAGCCCCAGGCATATACTACCAATCCCCAAAATATTTACGTTTCGGATGGTGTGCATGTCCCTGTGGCGGCGGTTGTTCCAGGCGGAACTCGTCTAGCAGTGGGTGAAAAAACTCGCATCGATTTCCAAACAACTGAGGGCAAGCCGCTGCGGGAAGTGCTGGCAGCGTACCCCGACACGATAATCGACCCGGTTTGGAAGGTGACTAAGGGCGCTGAAAATATCCAGATTGACGAAGACGGCAATATTCAAGCCATCAAGCCAGGGGATGTCACGATTCAGGGCACGGTGCAGGGTCTAGCGGCAAATAAGGGCTTTTTGTTTATCGACAAACTGGGTCGTGTGGGCGCGAGGGATGCCGACGGCACGATTCACTGGGACATCGTGGGTATGATCATTTTCTTTGGTCTGAGCCTGTATGTGAACCAGCTTTTGTCGGGTCAGGGCCCCAGCAACAATCCTCAGCAGGATACAGTGAACAAGTTGACCCCAGTGCTGTTTTCGGGAATGTTTCTGTTTTTCCCGCTGCCTGCGGGCGTGCTGATGTACATGGTGATTGCTAACATCTTCCAAACGCTGCAAACCTTTATTCTGTCGCGAGAGCCGCTGCCTGAGAATCTGCAAAAGATTTTGGATGAGCAGGAAAAGCAGTCGAGTGGAGATAGCGGGCGGGAAGCGCTGCCATTTGAGCCGGGACGTTCTAAGAAAAAGGCGGGATAG
- the rnpA gene encoding ribonuclease P protein component: MRRSTRNFTLRALRQVPVHQRKPGLPDSDRSDRNAVDGNAVDRNAAEPLGRSPTRIGITVSTKVSKRAVVRNRIKRRIRAALRELLPGFATGWMIVVIVQPVAVKCNYKEILQELKQLLIEAEVFDGHSGRCVL, encoded by the coding sequence GTGCGGCGCAGCACTCGCAACTTCACGCTACGCGCACTGCGCCAGGTTCCAGTCCACCAGAGAAAGCCCGGTTTGCCCGATTCTGATAGGTCTGATAGGAATGCGGTAGATGGCAATGCAGTAGACAGGAATGCGGCAGAACCATTAGGGCGATCGCCCACGCGCATCGGCATCACGGTCAGCACCAAGGTCAGCAAGCGGGCCGTGGTTCGCAACCGCATCAAGCGGCGTATCCGGGCGGCTCTACGCGAGTTGCTGCCTGGGTTCGCAACGGGCTGGATGATTGTCGTCATCGTGCAACCCGTTGCAGTAAAGTGCAACTATAAAGAAATTCTGCAAGAATTAAAGCAGTTGCTGATAGAGGCCGAGGTGTTCGATGGGCATTCGGGAAGATGTGTACTATGA
- a CDS encoding NF041680 family putative transposase, protein MIFNELQQFRQTLYASLGNARDALFDLMDAVLVSACIVSFVRLSQSPVFRRQWSSTYEALRDSRLPRSKVLKLLVQQIPTQQQPLLAGDASRWNRPAARRLKDRTLSGRTGHAPIAGQNYSTLAWIAEDRGSWALPLRHERITSFETPASKAAFQLKQVTRQLAVRPLAIYDRGYGNASFVNQTAGIEADLLLRVTSNRCVYGAPPAYRGRGAPAKHGHKMKLNDPDTWSVPVETVEVDDPNWGRVRVSRWSAYHFRKSPKRAMEVLRVEVLETQSSTRRLAPLWLVWLGEQMPPLETLWLHYLRRFAIEHWYRFAKQRLYWTHPQFSSVSATEQWSSLMPLLSWQLWLARKDCTDHPLPWQAPQETLTPGRVAQAFAGILAAIGTPAPAPKPRGKSPGRGKGHKPTPRPCYPMVKKRASKRKTSEQSLNSPVATAA, encoded by the coding sequence ATGATTTTCAACGAACTTCAGCAATTTCGCCAAACGTTGTATGCCAGCTTGGGAAACGCCAGAGATGCCCTGTTTGATCTGATGGATGCCGTGTTAGTGAGTGCGTGCATCGTGTCGTTTGTGAGGCTATCGCAGAGTCCTGTCTTTCGTCGCCAGTGGTCGAGCACCTATGAAGCGTTGCGCGATAGCCGCCTACCCCGATCAAAGGTGCTGAAGCTGTTGGTGCAGCAGATACCGACTCAGCAGCAACCGTTGTTGGCAGGTGATGCGAGTCGGTGGAACCGTCCTGCTGCCAGGCGTTTGAAAGACCGCACCTTATCAGGCAGAACAGGACATGCCCCGATAGCCGGACAAAACTACAGTACCTTAGCCTGGATTGCTGAAGACAGGGGCAGTTGGGCATTACCATTGCGGCATGAGCGCATCACCAGCTTTGAAACACCCGCCAGTAAAGCGGCATTCCAACTCAAACAAGTGACTCGGCAGTTAGCGGTGCGTCCGTTGGCGATCTACGACCGAGGGTACGGCAATGCCAGTTTTGTCAACCAAACGGCAGGGATTGAGGCAGACTTGCTGCTGCGGGTTACATCCAATCGATGTGTCTATGGCGCGCCCCCAGCGTATCGAGGGCGAGGCGCACCTGCCAAGCATGGACATAAGATGAAACTCAATGACCCTGACACTTGGAGTGTCCCGGTCGAAACCGTTGAAGTCGATGATCCCAACTGGGGACGAGTGCGGGTCAGTCGTTGGAGTGCATACCATTTCCGCAAATCCCCCAAACGGGCAATGGAAGTGTTGCGCGTGGAGGTGCTGGAGACACAGAGCAGCACGCGACGCTTGGCTCCTTTGTGGTTAGTTTGGCTGGGTGAGCAGATGCCTCCGTTAGAAACCCTGTGGTTGCACTACCTCCGTCGCTTTGCCATTGAACACTGGTATCGCTTTGCCAAGCAGAGGCTATATTGGACACATCCCCAGTTCAGTTCTGTATCGGCAACCGAACAGTGGAGCAGCCTGATGCCGTTGCTCAGTTGGCAGTTGTGGTTAGCGCGAAAGGACTGTACTGACCACCCCTTGCCCTGGCAGGCACCGCAAGAAACGTTGACTCCGGGTCGGGTCGCACAAGCGTTTGCAGGCATTTTGGCAGCGATTGGCACCCCTGCTCCTGCGCCTAAACCTCGTGGTAAATCGCCAGGACGAGGCAAGGGGCACAAGCCAACTCCTCGTCCCTGCTATCCGATGGTCAAAAAACGAGCCTCGAAACGCAAGACATCCGAACAATCCCTGAACAGTCCGGTTGCAACAGCAGCTTAA
- the rpmH gene encoding 50S ribosomal protein L34 encodes MTKRTLGGTSRKRRRTSGFRARMRTKNGQRVLKARRRKGRVRLSVS; translated from the coding sequence ATGACGAAACGTACTCTGGGTGGAACCTCCCGCAAGCGCCGCCGCACTTCTGGCTTCCGCGCACGAATGCGTACCAAAAACGGGCAACGAGTGTTAAAAGCACGCCGTCGCAAAGGGCGGGTTCGTTTGTCTGTTTCCTAA
- a CDS encoding Jag family protein: MASVEQQRQGREWLNQLLSLATLPAAVDADGVAIREDESCWLTISSDALSTKQIQALQGDRGEVLDSIQYLLNTTLNMGKPEGEQQPFTVELDGYRDRRQAELLALAEEAAAKVRETGEEFEMVALSAAERRQVHTFLKDYEDLETSSRGQEPDRRLVVRRK; encoded by the coding sequence ATGGCAAGCGTGGAGCAACAGCGGCAGGGGCGCGAGTGGCTGAATCAGCTGTTGAGTCTGGCTACCTTGCCAGCCGCGGTGGATGCTGACGGTGTGGCCATTCGCGAGGATGAAAGCTGCTGGCTGACGATTTCGTCGGATGCGCTCTCGACTAAGCAGATTCAGGCATTGCAGGGCGATCGCGGCGAGGTGCTGGACTCGATCCAGTATTTGCTCAACACCACGCTAAACATGGGCAAGCCAGAGGGTGAGCAGCAGCCGTTTACGGTGGAGCTAGACGGATATCGCGATCGCCGTCAGGCGGAGTTGCTGGCCCTGGCCGAAGAGGCGGCGGCAAAGGTGCGCGAAACGGGGGAAGAGTTTGAGATGGTAGCGCTGTCGGCGGCTGAGCGGCGACAGGTACACACCTTTCTCAAAGACTATGAGGATCTGGAAACCTCCAGTCGTGGTCAGGAACCCGATCGCCGTCTGGTGGTGCGTCGAAAGTAG
- a CDS encoding urease accessory protein UreF — MACEAALGGERLLRLLQLASPALPVGAYSYSEGLETLVAQGQLSDVASLQHWIEQELAAGAMRLEAAVMARVYEAAIAPSFPALGYWNQWLSALREAEELRLQSWQMGRSLYRLLLDLDPSVAPLLEACGETSNAAENFAVNFAVVYAIAAAHWQIDSRAAILGYLHSWASNLVNAGVKLIPLGQTAGQRLLLSLAPAIARTTDAALVLPEDDFGACSWGQAIACMAHETLYTRLFRS; from the coding sequence ATGGCGTGTGAAGCGGCGTTGGGTGGCGAGCGTCTGCTGCGGCTATTGCAGTTGGCGAGTCCGGCGCTGCCTGTGGGGGCTTACAGCTACTCCGAAGGGCTAGAGACGCTGGTAGCACAGGGGCAATTGTCGGATGTAGCCAGCTTGCAGCACTGGATTGAGCAAGAGTTGGCGGCTGGAGCGATGCGGCTGGAGGCGGCGGTGATGGCGCGGGTCTACGAAGCGGCGATCGCCCCCAGTTTTCCTGCTCTAGGATACTGGAACCAATGGCTGTCGGCGCTACGCGAGGCAGAGGAACTGCGGCTACAAAGCTGGCAAATGGGGCGATCGCTCTATCGGCTGCTGCTCGATCTCGACCCCAGCGTTGCCCCGCTCTTGGAAGCCTGCGGGGAAACCAGCAACGCAGCCGAAAATTTTGCGGTGAATTTTGCCGTGGTGTATGCGATCGCCGCCGCCCACTGGCAGATCGACTCGCGGGCTGCCATCCTTGGCTATTTGCACAGTTGGGCCAGCAATTTGGTCAACGCAGGCGTGAAGCTGATTCCGCTGGGGCAAACGGCGGGGCAACGGCTGCTGCTGAGCCTTGCTCCGGCGATCGCCCGCACAACCGATGCAGCGCTCGTCTTACCCGAAGACGACTTTGGGGCGTGCAGTTGGGGACAGGCGATCGCCTGCATGGCCCACGAAACGCTTTACACACGGCTATTCCGCAGCTAA
- a CDS encoding YceD family protein, whose amino-acid sequence MMQAIHIPQLLRAVEQTETIEVQDHLPDLDTLMPVQGTIRVMHKGNYLDVSAKAEAIVTLTCDRCLQQYNHRLSIDVSEMIWLQEATSTAAEDLFDQDLSSTEGLIESLPPRGYFEPDRWLYEQLCLEIPPRKLCDPKCAGIELSDELPVPTVNVDHRWASLEALKKQMLN is encoded by the coding sequence ATGATGCAGGCAATTCATATTCCTCAACTGCTGAGGGCGGTCGAGCAGACTGAAACGATCGAGGTGCAAGATCACCTGCCCGACCTAGATACCTTAATGCCCGTGCAGGGCACGATTCGCGTGATGCACAAGGGCAACTATCTGGACGTGTCTGCAAAGGCGGAGGCGATTGTGACTCTGACGTGCGATCGCTGTTTGCAGCAATACAACCATCGCCTCTCGATCGACGTGTCGGAAATGATCTGGCTACAAGAGGCGACTTCCACAGCCGCAGAGGATTTGTTTGATCAGGATTTAAGCTCGACGGAGGGACTGATCGAGTCGCTGCCGCCGCGGGGCTATTTTGAGCCAGATCGGTGGCTCTACGAGCAGCTTTGTTTGGAAATTCCTCCGCGCAAGCTCTGCGACCCCAAGTGTGCAGGTATTGAGCTAAGCGACGAGTTGCCCGTGCCGACGGTGAATGTCGATCATCGATGGGCATCGCTAGAAGCCCTGAAAAAGCAAATGCTGAACTGA